The genomic segment AAGACAATCTGTAAATGACCCAGAACAGGGAATATATTAGAGAAGAGGGGGGgaaagaaacagtgaaaagaagaaaagaaagtttttcttttttgtccccAGTCCCTCAATgtgtcattcattcagtcacatGCTGAGCCATTTTGTCTGACTGCCAGGCTTGCTGAGTGTAATCTCTGTTGACCAGTCAATGcaatgagggagggagagagggagggaaacaaaaaaaataaagatggaaggcAGGAGGGCTGCGTTGTAATCTAGGTCGGCCACCAGTAATCCCCCAGGGTGGAAGTATGTCGTGGGCATAGGCTGCCAAATGCTGAGCTCACCCAACTCCTCGTCCTCGCCTTCAGTCAGCTGGGCCAAGCTCCCGTCTCATGACAGACCCCCCTCAGTGCGCTTTCGACTCACATGCTCTGATATTATCTGAGAAATTCCTCACTATAATAAAGTTCAAGGGGGTAAAATGCATGAAAACCAATATCTAGCCATGACcgcacatttttaaaatgatccGCTTCATACCTCGAGAGTGTTGACAAACAGCCGCAATAAAATCAAACCTTGTAACAGAAACGTTCTTCTGATAATTAAATTTGAACATGAGTTTAAAGCCAATTTACCAATTAGACATGGGTGAAAGAGATTTAGGACGGCGGACAGGCTCCATTATCATTGCTAAAGCATGTTTACTAGGATGCACGTATGAATTTTTCATTGGTAGGTAATCCTTTGTATTTGCATATTATTTCCAGTATTTCTTGCTACTAAGCCTGTGTATGAGGGCTGGGCCATAAATTACCACTTGTTCTGTCCTGTGctgtattcatgtgttttgacTTAACAGCAGTGACGGTTGAACTTTGTGCTGTGTTTGTACTGTGTCAGAACACTATAGAACATTGCACATTATAAGCAAACGTACATATGGGTTGCCTTTTTCCCATAATCCCTGACTCTTGGCCTTTGTTCTCGTACTAAATCAGATATGCATGAATGCTACATTAGTAAATGAGTGACTCCACCCTTTATAGTCCACTCAGTGGGTTTGAAGCTGCATTGTACTGCACAGTGAAATGCCACAGATAATACCTCTTTCTTCAATCAGTAGACCTGCAGTGTGCAGACATGTAATGTGAAATGTAGAAAACTATGTCCAAATGAACTTAATTAGGTTACAGTTTAGACCAGACCTGTGCCTCAGATGACCTGCGAATAGAAAAGCAAACAGATTTCATAGATTACATATTTGCTCAGCTCAACCTCGCCACTGTGGTCAGTCAACTTTGTattatgccccccccccactaaaCGGGGCCTCGGGGGAAAGACTCAGAAGGTGCAAATGTTCAAATTTAACAAGTTCGTGTGCGTCTTCGACGATCTGTGGCAGCTTTAAAAACAGCCTGACCTGTTTTACATGCTAATGTCACGTCCCCTTCAGACCAAATAGTAAACTAGTAATCTGAATATGACAGAGTTGGACAAAGTGCCAGGAAGTAGAAAAAGCACCTTTAATCATTTAATCAGTGTGATGACTACTGCTTCAGctctcaaacaaaaacaatgttttaaaaaaatatataaaatatcctCAAAAAAATCACTTTACACTGTTAGTCTGTTGAACAAGATACTTCAGGCGACAGTAGGATCTTCTTTTAAACATCACAGTAATGCCTGAAATAAGAGATACTTAACAACGAGACACACATGAGACCATTCATGAGCCTTGTGTGATTTGAGGGTGTGTGTCTGATCAAATAGAAGATTCTCAGTGTTCCactcaaaaacataaaaaacacacacaaaagtgcAATTTTAATGAAGGGAACACTGTCACAAGCGAAAACAGAGAGCATCGTGGGTAAATGCTGGAAGAGAGTAAGTGATGTAActgctgtgtgtgctgctgaaaTAAGGAGCAGCTCTTGTGTACATGGGGAATGAAGGCTCTGTGCTCACATGCATCCTCTTAGCAGCGAGTTCGTGGTGTGTGCTGCCTCCTGTTGAGCAGATGAGGGAACTTCCAGCTGGAGTCTGAAGGAGGAGATGCTCCTCAGAGTCCCAGTTGAGGCTCCTCTTTGTCCTGAGCGGCACactggagagaggagaaggtcTGGAGGGCCGAGCCGAGGGAGCGTCTCTCTTCAGGAGGGACTCGATGGAGAAAGGACTGCTGAACTTTGTCTCTCGTGTGATCTGAGCAGCTTTGCAGGCTGCAGCTTCAGGAGAGTGGAGATCTGAGCAGTGCTTGAAAGCTCTGCTGCTCTTGTCCTCTGTTTCCACTTTGCAGGCCAACTCAGGGAAGAGCTGCAGGATTCCTTTAAAGTGACGACGCACCATCTTTGCTGTGATCTGACTGGAGTCCAGTTTCCAGTAGTTCCTCTTACTGTGGAATGAATCTGGGATCACAGgaatctgaaaacacaacacaactgagTCAATCGTTTTCACAGACAGGAGTTATTCTTTCACTTGATAACATTATTCAAATACTTATTATTCTGGAATAAACACGTACCTTGACAAAACATGTGTGGGTTGACAAACAGACTCTGATGTTGTTCTCAACAGATTTTCTGTCTTCACAGACGAGTGGTGCCAGTTTGTCCATCAACTGTAAAACATCAGGTTCAAGTTTAGCTTTGAAGAGACAATTGGTGTTTCACATTACAACACTCCATGATCGATGCTGGTTTCTTACCTGAGTGAAAGTGAGCATCTTGCCTGGAGCACCTTGGAGGACGACGGCGATCTTAGCCAGGTAGGTGGTGCTCTTCCTGAACAAACCTCGCTGATGCAGCTCAGCTCCAAACTTCTGGGTCTTGTTCTCCTGCATCTTCTTGGTTGGAGGGTCTAAGCTCAGAGTTGTGCTGTCAACAGTGGGACTGAGTGCAGATGTGGACCTGCAGAGGTCAGCCCTGGATATAAGTGCTGTCTGGACAATAGGACATTAGAGGGTGTGCACCACAGGTTAATGAGGAGCTTTTCATGAGCAGATGAGTCGTTAGTGCTGGAGGTGGAGCCAGTGATGAGAGGAACAATCGTCAGCATATCTGAACGTGCTGCAGTCTGATCTGGATAAAACCATCCTCAACTTTTGATCTCAACTTAAAATAAAGCAACAGAGGACCAAcattatatacatacagtacataatTACTTacaattaaatcaaatctgCAAGATCAGACAAGTGAGTCTATTAAGGTGTGTTTTTTAGATAATTTATAGTGATTTTAAGGCCTCAtggcaaataaagaaaaaaatatattgttattCAAATAAACTTTCATTGTGATGCTGTGGAAAACAATTATCTCAAGTAGTTGAGAGGTCGTACAaacattgtgtgttttccttcatATGGTCTGGCACAATACACAGTTTAAGGACACAGCTCACATTCCAGTGAGAAATCTAATCACATTCCAACTGTTTGCACGTCGCTCATCGCTGCTTTCAAGTCCCACCTATTGTCTAATGAGTCACATTAATGAAGAAGGTGATTTGCATCAGTGATCCTCATTCAGATGCATGAGCCCAACTTACCTGTGCTGGGTGCTTTCGTGCAAGAACACCTTTACTCAAATGAATGGGCGTGACTCTGCAGGAGTCCAAACAGTGCAGCAGCTGAATTCACTCGTCTGTGATTGACAGTGTGTTGCTCAGCTGGTCTAGGGTCAGTTCAGAGAAATAAAGAAGTTATGACATATAACCTTGAAGATGTCAATTTAGGGGCTTTGGTGTTTTGCTCAGGTAATTTACTGGACTACATTGAGATGTcatttatataataaaacatattctaCTATCTCTACATTATCAACAGAAACCTTACAGCTGCCACAATGAGGAACCTTTATCAGATCCAGATTCATCAGAGGGGATTTGAGTCCATGATGCCttaagttaaaatgaaaatttcCACATTACAAAAAGAAACTGTTACCCACAAAATCTCAGTCTGTTAGTTGCATTCTGggtattttaaaagaaaagtaccCATTACTATATTCCATGGTAACGGGTACTttccatatatatatttccatcCCAAATTCTTCACATAAATTGAATGGACACAACTGATTCTATTTAAAATCTGATCccaacagagaaacaaatgattTCTCAGCTGGATTACGATTTTCCCAATGTACATCTTTGACAGTCAATTAGTCATGTGATCATGAGGATGTAGTGATTTAGTTTTCAGTAACTtcaaaatattaatttcaatAAAATGCAGATGTGATGCACAGCAGTCTCAGTAGTTCTAGATTCAGGCAAGACATTTTAACAAGCAAATTATTTGGTTAAATGGCTCAGTACACagtataaatatttcacactTCAATCATTGTTcatgttaaatattatatatacaagATTTTAATCTGTAATATATAAGCCAACAGTAATATTCTATGTAAAGATAAGATGTGATGGCATCCTGAGCGgcctctgctgctcagtgatataaacatgacacctgggtgaacATTCAGCCTTTTTCATAGGGCTGTAAGAGTGaaaagaagttttaaaaaaacatttgccaGCAGAACGGTCTCTCACATGACGGCTCTGACACTGACAGGAGCACCGACCCATGGATGAGATGTGGCACGTCCATTTTGGTCTGCACAACAGCTGGAtggattgttgttgttggctcTTCTCCGGTACACAGGGTAACttcattcagttgtgttttctgGTTGTGTTTAGGGGCCATAGACTGGATAGACAACCACATTGCTCTTGTTTGCTGTTGCATTTCTTTTGGTCTGGGAAAGAGATTACAAAAATGCATACATATTGTCTTTAAAGGGCTAAAACTAAAGCAGTGTagttgaaaatatatttaatgtgtgttAGTGAAATGCTTCTGGTATCTGTTTAGTCAACTGAGCGTAACTTAAGAGAAGCTCAGATGAGGTGAGAATCATTGGAATGTGACTGAAGACTTCTTCAGTTTAAAAGCTTTATGTTGGTTGTATCTGTTACATTCCAGTGTTTGTCACCTCATTCACAGCCTTTGTCTGTGTGGGAGTGATTCACTTATtagtaaagcagcagcagactggtTTAATCGACAATATATTCACTATTTCTTCTTTCCACCACCTCTCTAAAATATTACAAAGAgtcaaaatataatttgatacATCTGAAATTGTCTGAAGAGAATAGGAGCTATATCAGAACATGTAAGGAGCTAATATTTGATGAACAATGTGCATCTGAAGGTTTGCATCAAGGGACTAAGCCACATCCCAACTTGAAGCCAATTCAGAGGAGCATTTTGATGATGGGCCGTTAGGTTGAGCCCAGTGAAGATGTGTCGTGTGATAACATTGTGGGTCTGGTGGGAGTGGACCAGTTTTTTGTCAAGACGGAAACAATCACCAGCTTTGAGAAATAAGCACAAAATGAAAGTGATTAAGTGTGACaatgtttaaatgttgaataatTCACTGTTAAGACTTGATGTGCAACTGGTTTGAATGtcagtaaatgtaaaatgttatacttatcaaatattttcattctgaAGGATCTGAAAACATTAATTTTGTGGTGTGGAAAAATGCTGATGTGTTCATTTGTACTCAATAACCCTGtatataaaacatttccataattttttatgttttaaataattaGAGAAACGTAGAAGATGTAAAATATCTCATAACTGTATAAAGGATTCTGAGTAGCAAACACATTAAATTCTGATGTAACAGTGATTTTTAATCTCCATTTAAGATAAAAAGaggaataatttaatttaatggcTCAGTATACActataaatatttcacatttcaatcattgttgattttaaatgttatatatacAAGAGCTACTCCTTATTTCAGCAGCTGACGCAGCAGTTACATCACATTTACCCATGATGAACTCTGTTTCTGGCTGTGATGTGCATTGGACCTGACATGACAGCTTTCTGGAGCAATTCTTTTTAAGCTAATTTAAACTGCTGAAAAAAGCTGATACATGTATTTTGTCAACATTTTGAATCCACAAAGTAACCTGTAGCTGAATCTGTCAGATACATCTAGTGGTGGATTAGAGGGTTTTATACGAAGATATTTTCTTCTCAAAAACACTGTGAAGTAGATATATAAAGCAGgataaaatagaaatactgcATAAAAGTACACTAATGTACAATTCTTtgataaatgtatttactaGTAGTGTTACTACTTTTGTGTTTATACCAAATGTCATATTCAGTGTTAGACAGTGTTAAATAGTATAAAACCCATATCTATGAAAATCACTGGAATGTTGTCAACAATGTTTCGAATTGAAAACATCAATTAAAAGCATTGTTCTTCTTTAATCACCTGCATTCCAGGTTTTGTCACCTGGTCCATTTAcatccattttatttaaatcatccATTGTTGTTTATCATAATTGTCAAATGGCAACCTTGGTGTGATCTTCCAAACTTGTCCAGAggagtttttaaataaaaagttctCATCGTGTTTTATTTGTGCTTAGTTAATATGAGCTCAAGGACTCATGTTATATATCTGGTAACATGTAAGACAATGAATGAACACCCAGAGATGGGGTTTACCTGTTGAGTGGAAATTGTTGCACATCTTATTTTGCACTTTTACTAAAGATAATCACGAAGTCTGTTTCTCTCagatattttattgaaaaacatTAAGTGCTCCAGAAAGatgacacacaaaacacatcacagccagaAACAGAGGGTATCGTGGGTAAATGCTGGAAGAGAGTAAGTGATGTAActgctgtgtgtgctgctgaaaTAAGGAGCAGCTCTTGTGTACATGGGGAATGAAGGCTCTGTGCTCACATGCATCCTCTTAGCAGCGAGTTCGTGGTGTGTGTTGCCTCCTGTTGAGCAGATGAGGGAACTTCCAGCTGGAGTCTGAAGGAGGAGATGCTCCTCAGAGTCCCAGTTGAGGCTCCTCTTTGTCCTGAGCGGCACactggagagaggagaaggtcTGGAGGGCCGAGCCGAGGGAGCGTCTCTCTTCAGGAGGGACTCGATGGAGAAAGGACTGCTGAACTTTGTCTCTCGTGTGATCTGAGCAGCTTTGCAGGCTGCAGCTTCAGGAGAGTGGAGATCTGAGCAGTGCTTGAAAGCTCTGCTGCTCTTGTCCTCTGTTTCCACTTTGCAGGCCAACTCAGGGAAGAGCTGCAGGATTCCTTTAAAGTGACGACGCACCATCTTTGCTGTGATCTGACTGGAGTCCAGTTTCCAGTAGTTCCTCTTACTGTGGAATGAATCTGGGATCACAGgaatctgaaaacacaacacaactgagTCAATCGTTTTCACAGACAGGAGTTATTCTTTCACTTGATAACATTATTCAAATACTTATTATTCTGGAATAAACACGTACCTTGACAAAACATGTGTGGGTTGACAAGCAGACTCTGATGTTGTTCTCAACGGATTTTCTGTCTTCACAGACGAGTGGTGCCAGCTTGTCCATCAACTGCAAAACATCAGGTTCAAGTTTAGCTTTGAAGAGACAATTGGTGTTTCACATTACAACACTCCATGATCGATGCTGGTTTCTTACCTGAGTGAAAGTGAGCATCTTGCCTGGAGCACCTTGGAGGACGACAGCGATCTTAGCCAGGTAGGTGGTGCTCTTCCTGAACAAACCTCGCTGATGCAGCTCAGCTCCAAACTTCTGGGTCTT from the Paralichthys olivaceus isolate ysfri-2021 chromosome 20, ASM2471397v2, whole genome shotgun sequence genome contains:
- the LOC109631660 gene encoding forkhead box protein H1; protein product: MQENKTQKFGAELHQRGLFRKSTTYLAKIAVVLQGAPGKMLTFTQLMDKLAPLVCEDRKSVENNIRVCLSTHTCFVKIPVIPDSFHSKRNYWKLDSSQITAKMVRRHFKGILQLFPELACKVETEDKSSRAFKHCSDLHSPEAAACKAAQITRETKFSSPFSIESLLKRDAPSARPSRPSPLSSVPLRTKRSLNWDSEEHLLLQTPAGSSLICSTGGSTHHELAAKRMHVSTEPSFPMYTRAAPYFSSTHSSYITYSLPAFTHDALCFRL
- the LOC138405833 gene encoding forkhead box protein H1-like translates to MQENKTQKFGAELHQRGLFRKSTTYLAKIAVVLQGAPGKMLTFTQLMDKLAPLVCEDRKSVENNIRVCLSTHTCFVKIPVIPDSFHSKRNYWKLDSSQITAKMVRRHFKGILQLFPELACKVETEDKSSRAFKHCSDLHSPEAAACKAAQITRETKFSSPFSIESLLKRDAPSARPSRPSPLSSVPLRTKRSLNWDSEEHLLLQTPAGSSLICSTGGNTHHELAAKRMHVSTEPSFPMYTRAAPYFSSTHSSYITYSLPAFTHDTLCFWL